One Phoenix dactylifera cultivar Barhee BC4 chromosome 8, palm_55x_up_171113_PBpolish2nd_filt_p, whole genome shotgun sequence genomic window carries:
- the LOC103703043 gene encoding LOW QUALITY PROTEIN: probable trehalose-phosphate phosphatase F (The sequence of the model RefSeq protein was modified relative to this genomic sequence to represent the inferred CDS: deleted 1 base in 1 codon), with protein sequence MGLERLQVEHQDMEAISEEINDHENEAQGVSGSLQDPSHIERTRGHESRDSKENSIEAAYAAWMMKHPSALNRFDQIMSTVTKKKTVVFLDYDGTLSPIVDDPNRAFMSDSMRSILNEVAQYFPTCIISGRRRDKVYQFVRLSNVYYVGSHGMDIMAPNKSLNDVNITFHEKAIDEKGNEVILYQPAQKYLPQN encoded by the exons ATGGGTCTTGAGCGCTTGCAAGTAGAGCACCAAGATATGGAGGCCATCTCTGAAGAAATAAATGATCATGAGAATGAAGCGCAGGGAGTATCAGGGAGCTTGCAAGATCCTTCTCATATCGAGCGAACACGAGGGCATGAGTCTAGAGACAGCAAAGAAAATAGCATTGAGGCTGCATATGCCGCATGGATG ATGAAGCATCCTTCAGCTCTCAATAGATTTGACCAAATAATGAGCACAGtaacaaagaaaaaaactgTAGTTTTTCTCGATTATGACGGGACTCTGTCACCAATAGTCGATGATCCCAATCGTGCCTTCATGTCTGATTCA ATGCGCTCTATACTAAATGAAGTTGCACAATATTTTCCAACTTGCATCATCAGCGGACGACGTAGAGATAAG GTTTATCAATTTGTACGCTTGAGTAATGTCTAC TATGTGGGGAGTCATGGAATGGATATAATGGCACCAAACAAATCCTTGAATGATGTGAATATTACTTTTCATGAGAAAGCTATCGATGAAAAG GGAAATGAAGTAATTCTCTACCAACCAGCTCAAAAGTATTTGCCCCAAAATTGA